The segment ATGTTCACCTTAGGAATGATAGAGAATTGGGGTAATTTATATGCAATGGGATTCATATTCTATAGACTTATAGCGGTTACTACTCTAATTGGCATTATTTTATCTTTATTTTACAACCATAGAACCTGGTGTAATTTCTGTCCTATGGGCAGCATAGCTGCATTAATATCATTTTTTAAAAATAATAAAAATAGTTCTTCTTTACTTAAAGTAAATAATTCTTGCGTGTCCTGCAAAATATGTGAGCGTAATTGCCCTATGGGTATAGCACCCTATGAATTTAAAGACAATGCTATCACTCACAAGGATTGCATCCAGTGTAGCAAATGTGTTTATTCGTGTCCTAAAAAATCCATCGGCAAAACCCTTTAGTAAAATTCATTGCTAGACACATGTATATAAAAAGCCTTAGAAAAATAAAAATACTTTTCTAAGACTTTTTGTTTATATGTTTATTTTATTATACCCGAAAAATATACCATATTAAACCATATTATTCAATTATATCTCTTACTTCTTCTAAAATATTAAAATTAGTGAAATCAAAATGCAGCGGAGTTACTGTTACATATCCCTGAGAAAGAAAATATAAATCAGAATCCTGTTCTTGTATTTCATTTCTCGTTCCATTTTTTTTATAAATCTTGTCTTCACTATCTTCTATTAATGTATATTTTGCCTTATAAGTTGATTTTCCTATCCTACAAACCTTAATGCCTTTTATATCTTCTTCTTTTATATTAGGAATGTTTATATTAATAACCACATCTCCTCTTAAATACTCTTTTTCCACCATTTTAAGTATTTTACTTGTCCATTTTACTGCCTTGTTATAGTCTTCATCATCTTTTTCCCAATCTACTCCCATAGAAACTGCAATGGATGGAACATTATAAATAGCTCCTTCAATAGCAGCAGATACTGTACCGGAATACAATACATCGGTACCAGCATTAAGCCCTCTATTAATACCCGAGATAACTAAATCTATATCTTTTCCAAGTAATGAAAGACCTGCTTGAGTGCAATCTGCTGGAGTTCCAAGTACACTATAGGCCTTACAGGTTAAACCTTGTAGTTTTTCTTCCTTTATTTTTATAGGCTTATTTATAGATATAGAGTGACTAGTAGCACTTTGTTGTTCTCTTGGGGCAACTATTAAAACTTCATGATTTTTAGAAATTTCCTCTGCTAAAGCTCTAATTCCTCTAGCATTTATTCCATCATCGTTAGTAATTAATATATTCATTTAGTTACTCCTTTCTAAGTCTATGTTAACTGTATCCTAAATTTCTTCTATAATAAGTCGTAAATTTTGTTAATTGTTCCACAAATTGATTTATTTTATTATCTATTCAAAATATATTCCTTGCTCCATAAGATTTATTCTGTCTATTATCTTATTTTCCAATAAACTAAATATCTTTTCACCTTTCTCTTTAGAAGCTAAAGTTGCATCTCCCGTAATGGCATCTTGAAAAATAGTTTTTCCTCTATCTTTAAATCTCACGGGATATAATTGTTTATTAGGATTTTTTGTAGTTTTCCCCATTTGCACTAAACTTTCATTGTAATACAAAATAGCAGAGGTTTCATCTTCTCCCCCATGACCTTGCCCCTCAGTTATAGTAAGTATATCCTTAGAAAAATCCATCCACCAATTTATAGTCATAACCACAGCACCTAAATCCACTAGTTTCTCAGCTGTCAAACTAAGAGAAGTTATATTTCCTCCATGTCCGTTTAAAAAAATTATATTTTTAAGTCCGTTATTATAAAAGCTTTTACTCACATGAAAAAGATATTCTGCCATTACTTCAGAAGGTACTGTAACTGTACCAGGATATATAGATAGATCATAACTTTGACCATATGGAATCTCTGGTGCAATCCAAATCCTATCTCCAATTTTTTTATTTATATTATCACAAAACAACCTAGGTGAAAATATGTCTGTGCCCAGTGGAAGATGATGTCCATGAGCTTCTACTGAACCTATAGGTATTATTACAGTATTTACCCTGCTAGAAATTTCATTAAAATCATCAGAAGTATAGTCTACAATATACATAAAATCCCCCCATAATACATTA is part of the Haloimpatiens massiliensis genome and harbors:
- the surE gene encoding 5'/3'-nucleotidase SurE, which gives rise to MNILITNDDGINARGIRALAEEISKNHEVLIVAPREQQSATSHSISINKPIKIKEEKLQGLTCKAYSVLGTPADCTQAGLSLLGKDIDLVISGINRGLNAGTDVLYSGTVSAAIEGAIYNVPSIAVSMGVDWEKDDEDYNKAVKWTSKILKMVEKEYLRGDVVININIPNIKEEDIKGIKVCRIGKSTYKAKYTLIEDSEDKIYKKNGTRNEIQEQDSDLYFLSQGYVTVTPLHFDFTNFNILEEVRDIIE
- a CDS encoding 4Fe-4S binding protein, yielding MKNLSLIWKKYSYIILIIFMILGLFDFRIGLIAILCMVGPIILSLFKGRFWCGNICPRGSFYDNVVSKFSNKRKVPKFLKSTFFRLIVTVIMLTMFTLGMIENWGNLYAMGFIFYRLIAVTTLIGIILSLFYNHRTWCNFCPMGSIAALISFFKNNKNSSSLLKVNNSCVSCKICERNCPMGIAPYEFKDNAITHKDCIQCSKCVYSCPKKSIGKTL
- a CDS encoding creatininase family protein, yielding MYIVDYTSDDFNEISSRVNTVIIPIGSVEAHGHHLPLGTDIFSPRLFCDNINKKIGDRIWIAPEIPYGQSYDLSIYPGTVTVPSEVMAEYLFHVSKSFYNNGLKNIIFLNGHGGNITSLSLTAEKLVDLGAVVMTINWWMDFSKDILTITEGQGHGGEDETSAILYYNESLVQMGKTTKNPNKQLYPVRFKDRGKTIFQDAITGDATLASKEKGEKIFSLLENKIIDRINLMEQGIYFE